A single genomic interval of Koleobacter methoxysyntrophicus harbors:
- a CDS encoding GGDEF domain-containing protein, with the protein MGDVNTTAHLITNYLAEKNGSFVVLVILAQKPEVLIFKKGDVRQTLNDGMLYDALSEIRVSQKVSGKLKCLIGRYFNEGSIIIPIYGTRAWIISSSFIGSTEQLQACVAVALKNAEAYERLKKEAAEDPLTGLYNKKYLYIRLREEMARADRTGEIITVLMLDIDSFKEINDCHGHVFGDRVLKKVAQTIKRNIRTSDIASRFGGDEFVVVFAGLKNAKEAECCIERIKKEIYEEMGINASTGIAVYRKGKRKVSPEDLISAADEDMYREKKEIQKNYL; encoded by the coding sequence TTGGGTGATGTAAACACTACAGCTCATCTCATAACAAACTATCTTGCAGAGAAAAACGGCTCTTTTGTTGTTCTTGTCATCCTGGCACAAAAACCGGAGGTCCTTATCTTCAAAAAAGGAGATGTGCGGCAGACCCTAAATGACGGCATGCTGTACGATGCATTGTCGGAAATCAGGGTTTCGCAAAAGGTCTCCGGAAAACTGAAGTGCCTTATCGGAAGGTATTTTAATGAAGGGAGCATAATAATTCCGATTTACGGCACCAGGGCCTGGATAATCAGCAGCAGTTTTATCGGCAGCACAGAACAGCTTCAGGCCTGCGTTGCAGTTGCGCTGAAAAACGCTGAAGCATACGAAAGGCTGAAAAAAGAAGCTGCAGAAGACCCGCTGACCGGTCTCTATAACAAAAAATACCTGTATATCAGGTTGAGAGAAGAAATGGCCAGGGCGGATCGAACGGGAGAAATAATAACCGTCTTGATGCTGGATATTGATAGCTTCAAAGAAATCAATGACTGTCACGGGCATGTCTTCGGGGACAGGGTTCTGAAAAAGGTTGCACAGACGATAAAACGAAACATCAGAACATCGGATATAGCCTCCCGTTTCGGCGGTGACGAATTTGTCGTTGTTTTTGCAGGTTTGAAGAACGCGAAGGAAGCCGAATGCTGTATTGAAAGAATAAAGAAGGAAATATATGAAGAAATGGGCATTAATGCCAGCACCGGTATTGCAGTATACAGAAAAGGCAAAAGGAAGGTTTCTCCGGAAGATTTGATATCTGCTGCTGATGAAGATATGTACAGGGAAAAGAAAGAAATCCAAAAAAATTATTTGTAA
- a CDS encoding replication-relaxation family protein has translation MEELVTYEGTKNGLFFIKNRDTEVLKDLYRLRFMTISQINIEYFGTAKYVYNRLGRMKEAGLIDAIPLLRNQDRDRDLDIRIGKVYYITPEGVKHIEDELEEDVDISKLETRTAIKSSTLARYLIANEVQIALRERFILYSSPIVKDRYNLNRGDQIAGVLERGSERIGLYIPNSDEMVYKRISTEIDRVSMHGIGDIAILCWTDGILERYRGLQSTARSIMVLPFLEGIGILKQVIGTNFIERLIKRELNLSLVSDVDCLFARYIATDGRREYYVSELLTGDLITFRGLLSYTPQQAAKDRPVYLLLWTYQRWEREMFEDMPHIKIIEIEPDFGKLRLSDTVLSRLKPRCPSYISI, from the coding sequence ATGGAAGAACTTGTAACATATGAAGGAACAAAGAACGGTTTGTTTTTTATAAAGAATCGTGATACAGAGGTGTTAAAGGATTTATATCGACTTCGTTTTATGACGATAAGTCAGATAAATATAGAGTATTTTGGGACAGCGAAGTATGTATATAATCGTTTGGGCAGGATGAAGGAAGCCGGTTTAATAGATGCGATTCCGCTGCTTCGCAACCAGGACAGGGACAGAGATTTGGATATCCGTATAGGGAAGGTGTATTATATAACCCCCGAGGGTGTAAAGCATATAGAAGACGAGCTGGAGGAAGACGTAGATATAAGCAAATTGGAGACTCGTACGGCGATAAAGTCGAGCACGCTTGCCCGCTATTTAATAGCGAATGAAGTGCAGATAGCACTTCGTGAACGTTTTATATTATACTCATCGCCGATTGTAAAAGACAGGTACAATCTAAACCGCGGCGATCAGATAGCCGGGGTATTGGAGCGCGGCAGTGAACGTATAGGATTGTATATCCCGAACAGCGATGAGATGGTATATAAACGCATATCGACCGAGATAGATCGGGTGTCGATGCACGGTATAGGCGACATAGCCATATTATGCTGGACAGACGGGATACTGGAGCGCTACAGGGGACTGCAGTCTACGGCGCGCAGCATAATGGTGCTCCCTTTTCTGGAGGGTATAGGGATATTGAAGCAGGTTATAGGGACAAATTTTATAGAGCGTTTAATAAAACGGGAGCTGAACCTGTCTCTTGTTAGCGACGTTGATTGTCTTTTTGCGCGATATATAGCAACGGACGGCCGTCGTGAGTATTACGTATCGGAGCTGTTAACCGGTGATTTGATAACCTTCCGCGGGTTACTGTCGTATACCCCCCAGCAGGCGGCAAAGGACCGACCGGTTTACCTTTTGCTGTGGACATATCAAAGGTGGGAGCGTGAAATGTTCGAAGACATGCCCCACATAAAAATAATAGAAATAGAGCCCGACTTTGGCAAACTCAGGCTGTCCGATACAGTATTGTCCCGCTTAAAACCCCGCTGTCCTTCTTACATTTCGATCTAA
- a CDS encoding GLUG motif-containing protein, translated as MSFFHHRLFRGRSSRGFTLVELIAVLAVLAVLVLIAVPGYVGFTRRAHLVRLQADGRLLYEASIRYYGHHDDWPVIQPALSDEELAGVRVFDLKLMSWGDLSELRAYIAEKEGKDPSEINFYRLDGEKLEPYILVRSSLDSYVFRNPAGELYILDPYSMPSSAGDGSSSRGPLREPAEGEIVIRTAEELAKIGRDPSYPLTGSYILMSDIDLAGFDYYGDGTGWAPIGSELQPFTGTFDGNGFVIVNLYINRPDADFQGLFGSVEGASISNVALESVDIAGHDYIGGLAGRIRSGSTVTDSYSTGSVTGIDRVGGLVGRIGTYTHIHNDSGFIAGCYSAGTVSGRYFVGGLVGLSEGDSTIKQSYSICNVNGYKYVGGFVGDINYTVVTNCYSTGGVRGEYYNIGGFIGYKGLGSTVQYCYWDTETSGLTTSAGGTGRMTGEMKRQSTFVDWDFDTVWQIDEGETYPYLRSNPQSPPPGFQPAVEIFTAEELAKIGRDESYPLNAKYILKSNIDLSGYMSDGGWQPIGDLNNPFTGIFDGNGYTIKNLYINRPDTHYQGLFGYTRSAKVSNVTLESVSVTGCDYTGALAGYVYKSMISGSSSSGTVAGRQHVGGLLGMNDYYSELVFSYSTADITGIGSSRYTGGLVGTNYRGSYIRNCYAAGSVTGNTEVGGLVGVNSSGWQVMSNIEKTYSTGSVTGSSRIGGLVGYNVGSRVTASYWDTITSGLTTSAGGTGRTTAEMKQQSTFVDWDFDTVWQIDEGETYPYLRTNPQSPPPM; from the coding sequence ATGTCTTTTTTTCACCACAGATTATTCCGCGGCCGGTCGAGCCGCGGCTTTACACTAGTCGAGCTGATAGCGGTGCTGGCCGTGCTTGCGGTCCTTGTATTGATCGCCGTTCCCGGCTATGTCGGCTTCACGCGCAGGGCGCATCTTGTGCGGCTGCAGGCCGACGGCCGGCTTTTGTATGAAGCGTCGATCAGGTATTACGGCCACCACGACGACTGGCCGGTGATCCAGCCTGCGCTTTCGGACGAAGAGCTGGCCGGCGTGCGCGTATTCGACCTGAAGCTTATGTCCTGGGGCGACCTGTCGGAGCTGAGGGCATATATAGCCGAAAAGGAGGGTAAAGACCCGTCGGAGATAAACTTTTACCGGCTGGACGGCGAGAAGCTTGAGCCGTATATTCTGGTCCGCTCGAGCCTGGACAGTTACGTATTCCGGAACCCCGCAGGCGAACTTTATATACTGGACCCGTATTCCATGCCCTCATCTGCCGGAGACGGCAGTTCATCCCGCGGTCCGCTCCGCGAGCCTGCTGAAGGCGAGATAGTGATCAGGACGGCGGAGGAATTAGCGAAGATCGGCCGCGACCCGTCGTATCCGCTGACCGGCAGCTATATCCTGATGTCTGACATCGATCTTGCAGGCTTTGACTACTACGGCGACGGCACGGGCTGGGCACCGATCGGCAGCGAATTACAGCCTTTCACAGGCACCTTTGACGGCAACGGTTTTGTGATAGTGAACCTGTATATCAACCGGCCGGATGCTGACTTTCAGGGGTTATTCGGCAGCGTAGAAGGTGCTTCGATCTCTAACGTAGCGTTAGAATCTGTAGATATAGCGGGTCATGATTATATCGGCGGGCTGGCCGGACGCATTCGAAGCGGTTCAACTGTTACTGATTCTTATTCAACCGGCAGCGTAACCGGCATCGATAGAGTTGGCGGGCTGGTAGGCCGTATCGGAACCTACACTCATATACACAACGATTCCGGTTTCATTGCCGGATGCTATTCGGCGGGAACTGTCTCGGGTAGATACTTTGTTGGTGGGCTGGTGGGTCTTTCAGAGGGGGATTCTACAATCAAACAATCCTACTCAATATGTAATGTAAATGGCTATAAATACGTTGGTGGTTTTGTTGGAGATATCAATTATACTGTTGTAACAAACTGCTATTCAACCGGCGGTGTGAGAGGAGAATACTACAATATAGGTGGATTTATTGGTTATAAAGGTTTAGGTTCAACAGTGCAATATTGTTACTGGGACACCGAAACCTCCGGCTTGACGACCAGCGCCGGCGGCACGGGCAGGATGACGGGCGAGATGAAGCGGCAGTCAACCTTTGTGGATTGGGATTTCGACACCGTCTGGCAGATCGACGAGGGCGAGACGTATCCGTATCTGCGTTCCAACCCTCAGTCGCCGCCGCCGGGCTTCCAACCGGCAGTTGAGATCTTTACGGCTGAGGAATTAGCGAAGATCGGCCGCGACGAATCGTATCCGCTGAATGCCAAATACATCTTGAAGTCCAACATTGATCTGTCGGGTTATATGTCGGATGGCGGATGGCAGCCGATCGGTGATTTGAACAATCCGTTCACCGGGATTTTTGACGGTAATGGATATACAATAAAGAACCTGTATATCAACCGTCCGGATACTCACTATCAAGGTTTATTCGGCTATACCCGCTCGGCGAAGGTCAGCAACGTAACGCTGGAATCCGTATCTGTAACCGGTTGCGACTATACGGGTGCGCTGGCGGGTTATGTTTATAAGAGTATGATATCCGGCAGTTCCTCGTCGGGCACTGTAGCGGGTCGTCAGCATGTTGGCGGTTTGCTGGGGATGAATGATTACTATTCTGAGCTTGTGTTTTCTTATTCGACGGCCGATATAACCGGGATAGGTAGCAGCAGATATACAGGAGGATTGGTCGGAACAAATTATCGCGGTTCGTATATACGCAACTGTTATGCTGCAGGTTCGGTGACCGGCAACACGGAGGTTGGTGGGTTGGTGGGTGTTAACAGTAGTGGTTGGCAGGTTATGTCAAACATAGAAAAAACATATTCTACAGGTTCAGTCACCGGTAGCTCCCGTATTGGCGGCCTGGTAGGGTACAATGTTGGTTCTAGGGTTACCGCCAGCTACTGGGACACCATAACCTCCGGCTTGACGACCAGCGCCGGCGGCACGGGCAGGACGACGGCCGAGATGAAGCAGCAGTCAACCTTTGTGGATTGGGATTTCGACACCGTCTGGCAGATCGACGAGGGCGAGACGTATCCGTATCTGCGCACCAACCCTCAGTCGCCGCCGCCTATGTAA
- a CDS encoding metal-dependent hydrolase, whose protein sequence is MTSLTHFLGGTAAAYAAGAELVVSAAAGFAAVLPDIDTPRSFIGKKLPFFSFFFRHRGFTHSLMFAVFVYILVYRFLGVEPALYAVTGFGSHILLDMLNPSGVELFWPLPWRVSILKIRTGSFCEILLLAGLAAAVLVIRR, encoded by the coding sequence ATGACATCTTTAACCCATTTTCTTGGGGGGACTGCCGCGGCGTATGCAGCCGGTGCCGAACTGGTTGTTTCGGCGGCTGCAGGGTTTGCGGCTGTCCTGCCCGATATCGATACTCCCAGAAGTTTTATAGGGAAGAAACTGCCGTTTTTTTCATTCTTCTTCAGGCACAGGGGATTCACTCATTCACTGATGTTTGCTGTGTTTGTATATATTCTGGTTTACCGTTTCCTGGGTGTCGAACCAGCACTGTATGCAGTTACAGGTTTTGGCTCGCATATTTTGCTTGATATGTTGAACCCTTCAGGAGTTGAGCTCTTCTGGCCTCTACCCTGGAGGGTTAGTATATTAAAAATCAGGACGGGCAGTTTTTGCGAAATTCTGCTTTTAGCAGGACTTGCTGCTGCTGTCCTGGTAATAAGGAGGTGA
- a CDS encoding ParM/StbA family protein encodes MFKIGLDLGYGFLKGINEEGKKVLMPSLVGTGSERTLSRVFGNGSEYDSQEVEIEASAVARDENGSLKEFTASGRYFVGELARKESRIPAFAFDRNKIAHEATMVLIGVGAALLTDRNRDIHIVTGPPLKYFKEQKKAFEQILKSYNADIAFGDGTKRRVSFAKTTVFPQGAAAVYALLTFNPDLWKPGSAIILVEVGFKTTEILTFEITENKTIVPVSSASDTLELGTSNTVKDIIDAVYQKLGVKIDSAMAEECVRREGIVYRGKEVGLGEVIRKSRRDIARTIRDEIKLIIGNRFDFVNCVSLAGGGAADLFEFFSDFYDDVRMVDDPQFANAYGYLEVAKMLDEDL; translated from the coding sequence ATGTTTAAAATAGGTCTGGACCTGGGATACGGGTTTCTTAAAGGTATCAACGAGGAAGGCAAAAAGGTGCTCATGCCGTCGCTTGTGGGAACGGGTTCGGAGAGAACCCTTTCACGGGTGTTCGGCAACGGGTCCGAATACGACAGCCAGGAAGTAGAGATAGAAGCATCTGCTGTTGCCCGTGATGAGAACGGCAGCCTGAAAGAATTTACAGCTTCCGGCAGATACTTTGTGGGCGAACTTGCGCGGAAAGAAAGCAGGATACCGGCATTTGCCTTTGACAGAAACAAAATAGCACATGAAGCAACCATGGTTCTCATCGGTGTCGGTGCCGCACTTCTTACCGACAGAAACCGTGATATTCATATAGTAACGGGCCCTCCGCTGAAGTATTTTAAAGAGCAGAAAAAGGCTTTTGAACAGATACTGAAGAGTTACAATGCGGATATTGCTTTCGGTGACGGTACGAAAAGAAGAGTCAGTTTCGCAAAAACAACAGTATTTCCGCAGGGCGCGGCTGCTGTATATGCGCTGCTTACGTTCAACCCCGACCTCTGGAAACCCGGTTCGGCCATAATACTGGTTGAAGTTGGGTTTAAGACTACTGAAATACTGACTTTTGAAATTACAGAGAACAAAACTATTGTTCCGGTATCGAGTGCAAGCGATACGCTGGAGCTGGGAACATCAAACACGGTAAAGGATATAATAGATGCCGTCTATCAAAAGCTCGGTGTGAAAATCGATTCAGCGATGGCAGAAGAGTGCGTCCGCAGAGAAGGTATTGTTTACAGAGGGAAAGAGGTCGGGCTTGGAGAGGTTATAAGGAAGTCGCGGAGGGATATAGCCCGGACAATAAGAGATGAAATAAAGCTGATTATAGGCAACCGGTTTGATTTCGTGAACTGTGTTTCGCTCGCAGGCGGCGGTGCAGCCGACCTTTTTGAGTTCTTCAGCGACTTTTATGATGATGTAAGAATGGTAGACGATCCTCAGTTTGCAAACGCGTATGGATACCTCGAAGTTGCAAAGATGCTCGATGAAGACCTTTAG
- a CDS encoding AAA family ATPase produces the protein MKKTILVIDENLTRRKETVERLSFLKKDAVIREAETVEEALGITANEDICAVVIDEKFAADSAELFKKPGVKVYAAFKKSSISLIRAMGQKGIKVITYPVADLNIDTGLEGVSIDTKEEADAPGSLAEVVVFLSPKGGTGKTLLAVSFAVAARRNSSKKVCLVDLAWPSGGAADILRFWPPRSVMDLNAAPEYVSEKIIKNVAPEHPQTNINAAVVINDFHTKGPILTPQLSRKIISVIARHHDLLVVDTGAYSESVEAVLPFADRVFFVTDPLISSIVKTYRLFDFLRKLNRIPVENSAVIINFYNSRYGDIAEDVQSLFKTRVFLVPFDYSVIENLNEEKLPITVNPRSAFSKSILNLAAENNQPMHSRRLFNLFRK, from the coding sequence TTGAAAAAAACTATACTCGTCATTGACGAAAACTTAACCCGCCGAAAAGAAACAGTTGAAAGATTGAGTTTTTTAAAAAAGGATGCGGTTATCAGGGAAGCAGAAACAGTAGAAGAAGCGCTCGGGATAACAGCAAATGAGGACATATGTGCAGTTGTAATCGACGAAAAATTCGCGGCTGATTCAGCTGAGCTGTTCAAGAAACCCGGGGTAAAAGTATACGCAGCTTTTAAAAAAAGCAGTATCAGCCTGATCAGAGCCATGGGCCAGAAGGGGATTAAGGTAATTACTTATCCTGTTGCCGATCTGAACATTGATACAGGTCTTGAAGGAGTATCAATAGACACAAAAGAAGAAGCTGACGCTCCTGGGTCTTTGGCCGAAGTTGTTGTTTTCCTGTCCCCGAAAGGCGGTACGGGGAAAACACTGCTTGCTGTTAGTTTCGCTGTAGCTGCCAGAAGAAACAGCAGCAAAAAAGTCTGCCTCGTGGACCTGGCATGGCCTTCGGGAGGAGCGGCCGATATACTCCGGTTCTGGCCGCCGCGTTCCGTTATGGACCTGAACGCTGCACCGGAATATGTATCTGAAAAAATTATAAAAAATGTTGCACCTGAACATCCTCAGACAAATATAAATGCCGCCGTCGTTATAAATGATTTTCATACTAAAGGGCCGATATTAACTCCGCAGTTAAGCAGGAAAATAATTTCTGTGATTGCCAGGCATCACGACCTGCTTGTTGTTGATACCGGTGCATACTCGGAATCCGTTGAGGCCGTACTGCCTTTTGCAGACAGGGTCTTTTTCGTAACAGACCCGCTTATTTCTTCTATCGTAAAAACGTACAGGCTTTTTGATTTTTTGCGCAAACTGAACAGGATTCCTGTAGAAAATTCAGCAGTGATAATAAATTTCTATAACTCAAGATACGGTGATATAGCTGAAGATGTCCAGTCGCTGTTCAAAACCAGGGTCTTCTTGGTTCCTTTTGATTATTCGGTAATTGAAAATCTGAACGAAGAAAAACTTCCCATTACAGTAAATCCCAGGTCTGCTTTTTCAAAAAGCATATTAAATCTTGCTGCAGAAAACAATCAGCCAATGCATTCGCGGCGGCTTTTTAATTTGTTCAGAAAATAA
- a CDS encoding HD-GYP domain-containing protein has protein sequence MPVFVRIENAKEGLILASDIYDSEDNILLRRGTVLKSSYIKRLGEKGYNGVYVQNTDIGGIVTVDPIRRETRIKTVNAVRRFFNTSQKNVMCDEKNLKDLKKSIEDIIFELLENKDIEINLVDLKINSEYTFFHSVNVAVISLIMGIAKGYSQKNLFELGLGALLHDIGKLGIDRAIVEKPGQLDDEEFKKIKEHPEKGFSFLRESFEYDVPVRSRAVVLQYHEKYDGTGYPQGLKKDEIHPFARLVAVADVYDAMTSDRPYRKALPPHEVIEFIMGSAGTHFDPDAVSVFLSRITPYPVGSIVQLSDGTVGTVIEVYSDAVLRPKLKVLRSSKWQTGLIIDLRNDTNFMSMTITKVLQETAA, from the coding sequence TTGCCTGTTTTTGTAAGAATAGAAAACGCAAAAGAAGGATTAATACTGGCTAGCGATATATATGATTCAGAAGATAACATCCTTCTGCGCAGAGGAACGGTTTTGAAAAGTTCATATATAAAAAGACTCGGGGAAAAGGGATATAACGGTGTTTATGTTCAAAACACTGATATTGGCGGCATAGTTACTGTAGACCCGATACGGCGCGAAACGCGAATAAAAACGGTAAATGCCGTGAGAAGATTTTTCAATACATCACAGAAAAATGTAATGTGTGATGAGAAGAATTTAAAGGATTTAAAGAAAAGCATAGAAGATATTATTTTCGAACTACTGGAAAATAAGGACATAGAAATCAATTTAGTCGATCTAAAAATTAACAGCGAGTATACTTTCTTTCATTCGGTTAACGTTGCGGTGATTTCGCTGATCATGGGTATAGCTAAAGGTTATTCTCAAAAAAATCTTTTCGAGCTGGGTCTGGGGGCGCTTCTCCACGATATAGGGAAGCTGGGTATAGACAGGGCTATCGTCGAAAAACCCGGCCAGCTTGATGATGAAGAATTTAAAAAGATCAAAGAACACCCTGAAAAGGGCTTTTCTTTTTTACGGGAATCTTTCGAATACGACGTTCCTGTACGAAGCCGTGCCGTTGTCCTGCAGTATCATGAAAAATACGACGGTACGGGCTATCCGCAGGGCTTAAAAAAAGATGAAATACATCCTTTTGCAAGGCTTGTAGCTGTTGCAGATGTCTACGATGCAATGACTTCCGATCGGCCGTACAGAAAAGCCCTGCCGCCGCATGAGGTTATAGAATTCATAATGGGTTCTGCGGGGACGCATTTTGATCCCGATGCGGTGTCGGTATTCTTGAGCAGAATAACACCGTATCCGGTCGGAAGCATAGTTCAGCTTTCAGACGGCACAGTAGGAACCGTTATCGAGGTCTACAGCGATGCGGTTCTTCGCCCGAAATTAAAGGTTCTCCGCAGTTCCAAATGGCAGACAGGTTTGATTATTGACCTGCGGAATGATACAAATTTCATGTCGATGACGATTACAAAGGTTCTTCAAGAAACGGCAGCATAA
- a CDS encoding ATP-binding protein codes for MTEEQQDTDEKEQLTKKLSLQDRIARLTAEIEHRQKILAEAPVVEKTISSPQECPWREKRLRLCEKCKEGKREESKLEPSPVRIIYNVELCYSEIQYQRLVEKSGLVGVELSHLFENADLDEHNSDLFEFLQQWDPRSGGGIYITSKRNGINPTGNGVGKSYALHALTHRLCRMGVPCLFARTIDFKNQLQGFKDDDYEGEYRILKRYANIPVLLWDDLGKEYFKTDWGCEKFFYVIDYRVRTNKPIVISSNFGLKEIAARFGDSNFGSAIASRLAGFCRIWSLGGPDRRFLDQDEKKYLNGKEGTKT; via the coding sequence ATGACCGAAGAACAGCAGGATACTGACGAAAAAGAACAGCTCACAAAAAAACTTTCGCTGCAAGACAGAATCGCCCGGCTAACCGCCGAAATAGAACACCGGCAAAAGATACTTGCTGAAGCACCGGTAGTAGAAAAAACGATCAGCTCGCCGCAGGAATGCCCCTGGCGCGAGAAACGGTTGCGTTTGTGCGAAAAATGCAAAGAAGGCAAACGCGAAGAAAGCAAACTGGAACCCAGCCCGGTTAGAATAATATACAATGTTGAGCTATGTTATTCAGAAATCCAATACCAAAGGTTAGTTGAAAAAAGCGGGCTTGTGGGAGTAGAGCTGAGCCATCTTTTCGAGAACGCTGATCTGGATGAGCACAACAGCGATCTGTTTGAATTTTTGCAGCAGTGGGATCCACGCTCAGGTGGCGGTATTTATATAACATCAAAAAGAAACGGTATCAATCCTACGGGCAACGGGGTTGGAAAATCGTATGCTTTGCACGCGTTAACACACAGGCTGTGTCGGATGGGTGTCCCTTGCTTGTTTGCACGCACAATCGATTTTAAAAATCAGTTACAGGGATTCAAAGACGATGATTATGAAGGCGAGTATAGGATTTTAAAACGATACGCGAATATCCCTGTTTTGCTCTGGGATGATCTCGGTAAGGAATACTTTAAAACAGATTGGGGATGCGAAAAATTCTTTTATGTTATTGATTACCGCGTTAGAACGAACAAGCCTATTGTTATTTCTTCAAACTTCGGTTTAAAAGAAATCGCTGCCAGGTTCGGCGACAGCAATTTCGGCTCAGCCATAGCCAGCCGTCTTGCGGGATTCTGCAGGATATGGTCGCTTGGAGGGCCCGACAGGCGGTTCCTTGATCAGGATGAAAAAAAATATTTAAACGGGAAGGAAGGTACAAAAACATGA
- a CDS encoding 3'-5' exoribonuclease YhaM family protein → MTNSKILIKDIQQGDFVNSKFAVVEKSLSLGKNGKYLRLILGDATGRIEARVWNDAEQVSFLFNVNDVVDVEAVAVDYNGIQLNIKRISKADSYNPLDFLPTSSKDIAKMWDSFRKTISDEISDIMLKKLLYSIFDDRIIEQKFKKSPAALTVHHAWIGGLLEHTLEVVHLCSFISRTYPESLNKELLIAGAMLHDLGKISEYAVSGVSFQQTDTGKLLGHPVIGCSMLKQKIDSIQGFSASTAVLLQHMVLSHHGKLEWGAPVKPQTVEAEMLFLCDLISARKTRFDVVKETCEKESWSAWDRFLERRVFAGNNR, encoded by the coding sequence ATGACGAATTCAAAAATATTAATCAAAGATATTCAGCAGGGCGATTTCGTTAACTCAAAATTTGCCGTGGTCGAAAAATCTTTGAGTTTGGGTAAAAACGGAAAATATTTGAGGCTCATCCTGGGCGATGCCACAGGCAGGATAGAAGCGAGAGTCTGGAATGATGCCGAACAGGTTAGTTTTCTTTTTAATGTCAATGATGTTGTGGACGTAGAAGCGGTAGCTGTGGACTATAACGGGATACAGCTTAACATCAAAAGAATATCAAAGGCAGATAGTTACAACCCTTTAGATTTTCTGCCGACATCTTCGAAGGATATCGCCAAAATGTGGGACAGTTTTCGTAAAACTATATCAGACGAAATATCAGATATAATGCTAAAAAAACTGCTTTATTCAATTTTCGATGATCGAATAATTGAACAAAAATTCAAAAAATCGCCCGCGGCTCTAACCGTTCACCACGCATGGATAGGCGGTTTGCTGGAACATACGCTGGAAGTTGTACATCTCTGCAGTTTCATAAGCAGAACATATCCCGAATCTCTAAACAAAGAACTGCTGATTGCAGGTGCTATGCTCCACGATCTGGGGAAAATATCGGAATATGCTGTTTCCGGTGTATCCTTTCAGCAGACAGACACCGGGAAGCTTCTGGGGCATCCTGTGATAGGATGCAGTATGTTAAAACAAAAGATTGACAGCATTCAGGGGTTTTCTGCCAGCACCGCAGTGCTTCTACAGCATATGGTTCTTTCGCATCACGGTAAACTTGAATGGGGAGCACCTGTAAAACCTCAAACAGTAGAAGCGGAAATGCTGTTTTTATGCGATTTAATAAGCGCGCGGAAGACCAGGTTCGATGTTGTTAAAGAGACATGCGAAAAAGAATCGTGGTCCGCATGGGATAGGTTCCTGGAAAGAAGGGTTTTTGCTGGAAACAACAGATAG